Genomic DNA from Triticum dicoccoides isolate Atlit2015 ecotype Zavitan chromosome 4B, WEW_v2.0, whole genome shotgun sequence:
aaagcataaaggagtatttgaaaggagtttttcaaagaaagacctcgatgaagctgcttacacattgagcatcaaaatatatagagatagatcaagacgcttgataagatttttcaatgagtacataccttgataagattttgaaataattcaaaatagaacagtcaaagaaggatttcttgcttgtgttgcaaggtgtgatgttgagtaagactcaaaacccaaccatagcagaaaatagaaagagaatgaaaagtcattccctatgcctcagtcataggttctataaagtatgctatgttgtgtaccagacctattgtataccttgctctgagtttggcaagggagtacaattttgatctaagagtagatcacgggacaacagtcaagaatatccttagtgaggactaaggagaattttctcgattatggaagtgataaaagagttcatcgtaaagagttgcattgatacaagcttttacactgatccagatgactctaagtctcagtcttgatacatattgaaagtgggagcaattagctagagtagctccgtgcagagcattgtagacatagaatatttgcaaaatacatacggttctgaatgtgacagacccgttgactaaacttctctcacgagcaaaacatgatcatagcttagtactctttgggtgttaatcacatagcgatgtgaactagattattgactctggtaaaccatttaggtgttgatcacatgacgatgtgaactatgggtattaatcacatacatatgtgaatattggtgttaaatcacatggtgatgtgaactagattattgactctagtgcaagtgggagactgaaggaaatatgccctagaggcaataataaagttattatttatttccttatatcatcataaatgtttattattcatgctagaattgtattaaccggaaacataatacgttgtgtgaatatatagacaaacatagtgtcactagtatgcctctacttgactagctcgttaatcaaagatgattatgtttcctaaccatagacataagttgtcatttgattaacatgatcacatcattagaagaatgatgtgattgacttgacccgttccgttagcttagcacttgatcgtttagtgtgttgctatagctttcttcatgacttatacatgttcctataactatgagattatgcaactcccatttaccggaggatcactttgtgtgctaccaaacatcacaacgtaactgggtgattataaaggagctctacaggtgtctccaaaggtacatgttgagttggcgtatttcgagattaggatttatcacttcgattgtcggagaggtatctctgggccctctcggtaatgcacatcactataagccttgcaagcaatgtgactaatgagttagttgcgggatgatgcattacataacgagtaaagagacttgccggtaacgagattgaactaggtattgagataccgacgatcaaatctcgggcaagtaacataccgatgacaaagggaacaacttatgttgttatgcggtttgaccgataaagatcttcatagaatacgtaggagccaatatgagcatccaggttcctctattggttattgcccggaaacatgtctcggtcatgtctacatagttctcgaacccgtagggtccgtacgcttaaagttagacgatggttatattatgagtttatgtattttgatgtaccaaagatagttcggagtcccggatatgatcacagacatgacgaggagtctcgaaatggtcgagacatgaagattgatatatcggacgactatattcggacaccagaatagttacgggggttatcggatgtataccggagtatcggggggttNNNNNNNNNNNNNNNNNNNNNNNNNNNNNNNNNNNNNNNNNNNNNNNNNNNNNNNNNNNNNNNNNNNNNNNNNNNNNNNNNNNNNNNNNNNNNNNNNNNNNNNNNNNNNNNNNNNNNNNNNNNNNNNNNNNNNNNNNNNNNNNNNNNNNNNNNNNNNNNNNNNNNNNNNNNNNNNNNNNNNNNNNNNNNNNNNNNNNNNNNNNNNNNNNNNNNNNNNNNNNNNNNNNNNNNNNNNNNNNNNNNNNNNNNNNNNNNNNNNNNNNNNNNNNNNNNNNNNNNtccgaataggacaaggagaggccccccccttccttcctctcctctctcccttccttcccctctcctacttggactaggaaaggagggagtcctactcctggtgggagtagaactcctccctggtgcgcctcctcctggccggtcgccccctcccccttgatcctttatatacgggggtaggggggcacctctagacacaacaattgatcattgatcttttagccgtgtgcggtgcccccctccaccataatccacctcaataatatcgtagcgatgcttaggcgaagccctgcgtcggtaggacatcatcatcgtcaccacgccgtcgtgctgatggaactctccctcgacactcggctggatcggagtttgagggacgttatcgagctgtacgtgtgcaagaactcggaggtgccgtgctttcggtgcttgatcggtcgggccgtgaagatgtacgactacatcaaccgcgttgtgctaacgcttccgttttcagtctacgagggtacgtggacacactctcccctctcgttgctatgcatcaccatgatcttgcgtgtgcgtgagtttctttttgaaattactacgttacccaacaattgTACCACCGGATCCAACACGTGCTCGGACCGGACCCACGCTAGTAGAACCATGTAATGGCCGGATTGGAGCCATGTCCACACCTTCGTGCAGATCAATTTGCCACTCGCACTCGTCGTGCAGCCTTAGCAGCATCCTATGACATCCAGACTTCTGCTTGCAGCTGATGGTGGAGTCGAGGACCTCGAAGGCCGCGAAGATGGTTAACACCACCACTGCATCGCACACGACCTCAAAGGACACGCTAAGAACTCAAACCAGCACATGAGGCCACTAGGAGCGTCGCCAACCACCACATCATGTATGTTTAGTGTTAGATTAGAATTCAAGATAACTTTTTATCCTCCAAATCTTATATACAACCATATATACTAACCTCTGGCCTCCTTGGTCCATAGGATATAGGAATATTATAGAAATAGAAAAATTATAGGAAAAGAGATGGCACACATCTGAATTGGTATagggaaagagatgtcatttgatgcataggaaagaaatttttcattgagtctatgctactccctccgttcacttttctaagtcatttcagacaattgAAAATAGGCTACTTTGCACGCTGTCTGAAATTCTTCAGCGCCTTATAaaaatgaacagagggagtactattttttTTTGAAATGTGAAGCATTGGTTCCTATCCTCCTACGTAAAAAATAGAAATCCATGCCTGCAAACCAGATGACTTTAAAGGACTTTTCCTAAAAAAGCTTATAGAATTCCTATGGTTTATCCGTTGCAAAAGAAAACCCTATGATTTATATAGGGTAGAAAGATCATAGGTGAAATTCTTGCAAACCAAAGGAGGCCATGGATGATCCGGAAAATCTGGCTCAGGAGGTTCGGTTGGGGGCTTCAtccttttttttgagcatcagtacagacacaagcgctcatatacacgcgtatACACTCACCCTTATGACACAcatacgcacaccctacccctatgagcacctccgagagactgagccggcatatcatcttgagatttatgaagccaccgtaggcgcctcgtcgtcgacgggaacgtcttctcccactgaaagcgcatcgccggaaatcctgaaataaattcagaaatagtgcgagcaccaggatttgaaccctggtaggttggggataccactgtccacctaaccatctcaaccacaggttgattcgcggtTGGGGGTTTCATCCTATCGCCGAGACATGCATCACGTATGTTTAGTGATAGATTAGAGTTCGAGATAATTTTTTATCCTCCAATGCAATATCCAACAAATTTCACAGACTTGTCTCGTATCATATCCGAGTAAAATTCCATAAAAAAAGCATCATTTTCACATGCAATTTCTTTCTTGCGTTCATTTATAAAGTGTATATATATGTACAACAGACCTCAGGGAGGCATGCTAAGACATAAAAAATTATTAGCCACATGTTTGCTCATGCTTGCACATCCATAAAATTGTATACCTTGTATGAAAATTCTGCAGTCCTGTTCCTGCCAAAATTACAGGCCAGAATTACGTAGGAGCTGTGGACAATGGGGCAGAGGATGGTCTCTCGCATGGTCACATCACATGGCATTGAGAAGGTCAGAGACAGCCTGGCCTTCGGCGATCGTGATGATGTTCGGGGAGTCCATGGCCACGACGTCCTGCGTGGCGTACCCGTCCTCGCCGCGGACGAGCTGCTCGCTGCCGCGGGAGACCATCCCCGGCAGGATCACCGTCTTGTGCAGCCCCGGCAGGAGCTTCTCGCGGTCGGTGTCTCCGGTCTCGCCGACGAGCACCGCCACCTTGGCGAGATCGATGCCCCACTGTATCGACAGGTACCTGCACATCCATCCAGAAATTGGTCGGTCAGAGACGGAAATGTTCAGACACTAAACCATCTGACATGAACGAGAGTTTGATTGATCTGAAATGAATCTCCATCTTCTTCACCTCAACGCGCGTGGGCGGGAAGCGGAGAGAGGGATGACGTTGAGGCGCGTGCACGCGCGCGTGTAGACGAGGTTGCACCGGAACCCGCGCATCCGCAGCGCCTGCCTGATCGAATCCACCTTCTTCACCTGCAAAAAAGGCTCATCAGAAGCGTGCCCACGGCGGAGGACACGAAACCACGCCGGTCTACTCTGGCAGTGCTCTGCTAACCTTGGACGCGTCGGTGGCGGCGTAGGCGTGGCAGTGCACGGAGCCAGCGGACACGTCGACGGCGAGGTCGGACGCCTGCGCGTCGTCGGCCTTCCCGAGCCTCGGCACGACGGTTTTCACGTGGTCGCCGGGCCACCGGAACGCCACGTGGCCGGAGTACTCCTCGTCGGCCGTCAGCTCCTTCCACGGGTAGCATATCTCCGCGCCGCTGCTGCAAATGAGCGCGTCGAAGCCGGCCGGGTCGGCGCCGCAGGCCTTGAGCGTCTCCGCGGTCTCGGGGATGGTCATGCCGGTCGAGAGCACGTACCCCTGCCGCCCTCCCGCGCCGTCACTGGCGGACATCGCCGCGTCGATGGCTTTCTTCAGTTGCTCGACGTCGGGCTTGCCGTCATCGCCGTAGCAGTCGACGGCGACGACAAGGAGCCTCTGCCTCCTTCCCGGCGCGAAGCCCAACGCCCTGCCGGAGCCCTCGCGCCTGTCGGCCGCCGGGCGGCGGCGTAGGGCGTCCATGATCAGCGCGGCCGAGTCCCCGGCATTGAGGTCGTTGGAGGCGTCCACGGAGATTTGGAGTGAGAGGCCACGGAGTGAGTCCGAGAGGGAGTCGTCACCGCCCATGCTCGCCGAGGCAGACGGGACGCCAGGGACGCGGAGCCGCTGGTGCGGCGACGGGTGGTCGCAGTAGGCGGCGACGTGGGAGAGGTAGAGGCGGCAGTGGTGCGGCCACGAGAAGCGGTGGATGTTGCGCAGGCCGTTGCGTCGGCTCTCCAGCCACTGCCCCTTGTCGGCCAGCAGGCTGAGCAGCGCGCCGGTGATCGCCTCGGCGGAGTGCGGGTCCACCAGCAGGCCGTTGTGAAGCGCCTTGAGGATGTCCACCGGCCCGCCGTTCTTGGTTGCCACCACGGGCAGACCATAAGCAGCGGCCTGCCACAGACCAGAAAATTCTCATTCCAAATCAGTTTGCAAATGATCTTATTCTGACAAAAATATTTATAATGGATCTTGTTCTTACCTCGATGATTGTGAGGCCGAACGGCTCTACAAGAGCTGGGTTGATGAACACTCCCTGCGAATTGAACATGTCAGATTTTTGGGGATCGTGGAGGGGGAATATGATGGGGACTTTTCAAATTTTGTACTACTACCTTGGTCTTGGCGGCGAGGCGGTAGATGTGAGGCACGTCCGTCTGCTTGTGGTGCTTGGGATAAGCCACCTGGCCATAGAGGTCGTAGCGGTCGATGAGCTTCAGCACCGCCGTGAGCAccgtgccgccaccgccggccaTATCGTCGATGTCATCTCTGTTCCCCAGTATCAGCGTCTGCATCCAATTCCATCGCAGAGAATCAAACAAGTGAATTCGCTCTGTCGTTTCGATCACAATAAAATGTAGTGTAAATTATAATAGAGTGTAGGTTACCAGGTTGGCGAGCTCCCGGAGCTTTCGGCTCTCGCCGTACGCCTTGAGTAGCGTGGTGATATTCTTCTTGGGGTCCGGCCGCGACAGCGCCAGGATCATCGGCTTGTGCGGGTTCGTGAAGAACCTCAGAACCTCTGACCAAATGGGAGGCAGAGCCTTCTTGGCCTTGGCGGGGTCGATGAGCAGCTGGAGGTCGGCGCCATCCCCGTCGGCGGTGTCCTGGGTGTCGACGAAGCTGAAGTCCATGCCGGGCGGGATGACCGCCATGCGCGGCATGTAGCGGCCGAGGCTGCTGACGCCGCG
This window encodes:
- the LOC119295218 gene encoding probable sucrose-phosphate synthase 5, yielding MAVGNEWINGYLEAILDAGSKLRVQGVSLPPLEPAPALASEESSAAYNPTRYFVEEVVRSFDDQALHKTWTKVVAMRNSQERNNRLENLCWRIWNVARQKKQVERHYSLEVARRKQEQELGSLEAAEDLSELSEGEKETVPKPDGTAAHLSADEHEQQPQQRTRLARINSEVRLVSDDEDEQSKNRNLYIVLISIHGLVRGENMELGRDSDTGGQVKYVVELARALAATAGVHRVDLLTRQISCPDVDWTYGEPVEMLERLSSGGADDDDGDECGGAGAYIVRLPCGPRDQYIPKEELWPHIPEFVDRALSHVTNVARALGEQLQPPPSDAPATALAAPVWPYVIHGHYADAAEVAANLASALNVPMVMTGHSLGRNKLEQLLKLGRMHGPEIQGTYKIARRIEAEETGLDTAEMVVTSTKQEIEEQWGLYDGFDLMVERKLRVRQRRGVSSLGRYMPRMAVIPPGMDFSFVDTQDTADGDGADLQLLIDPAKAKKALPPIWSEVLRFFTNPHKPMILALSRPDPKKNITTLLKAYGESRKLRELANLTLILGNRDDIDDMAGGGGTVLTAVLKLIDRYDLYGQVAYPKHHKQTDVPHIYRLAAKTKGVFINPALVEPFGLTIIEAAAYGLPVVATKNGGPVDILKALHNGLLVDPHSAEAITGALLSLLADKGQWLESRRNGLRNIHRFSWPHHCRLYLSHVAAYCDHPSPHQRLRVPGVPSASASMGGDDSLSDSLRGLSLQISVDASNDLNAGDSAALIMDALRRRPAADRREGSGRALGFAPGRRQRLLVVAVDCYGDDGKPDVEQLKKAIDAAMSASDGAGGRQGYVLSTGMTIPETAETLKACGADPAGFDALICSSGAEICYPWKELTADEEYSGHVAFRWPGDHVKTVVPRLGKADDAQASDLAVDVSAGSVHCHAYAATDASKVKKVDSIRQALRMRGFRCNLVYTRACTRLNVIPLSASRPRALRYLSIQWGIDLAKVAVLVGETGDTDREKLLPGLHKTVILPGMVSRGSEQLVRGEDGYATQDVVAMDSPNIITIAEGQAVSDLLNAM